A segment of the Chryseobacterium scophthalmum genome:
TGTATCGTAGCCTTAATGATAAGGCATTACTTTTTAAATAAGTCTAATAATTTAAAAAAGAAATAAAATGAAAAAATTATCAATCATTATAGCAGCTTCCCTGATGACATTGGGAACAGTCTTTGGTCAAACAGAAACAACCCAACAGCAAATGAACAATCAGGAACATTATACTTTTCAATTAAGTGATAAAGTAACACGCCAAAAAGTAACGTTCAAAAACCGTTTCGGGATTACGCTTACAGGCGATTTGTATGTTCCCAAAAACGTCAGCAAAAAAGTATCGGCGATAGCTGTAAGCGGTCCTTTTGGGGCAGTAAAGGAGCAATCATCGGGCTTGTATGCCCAAACCTTGGCGGAAAGAGGTTTTGTAACCTTGGCATTCGACCCTTCCTACACAGGGGAAAGTAGCGGAACGCCTCGTAATATGGCGTCGCCCGACATCAATACGGAAGATTTCAGTGCTGCGGTGGACTTTTTAGGTTCGCTCGATAATGTGGATAGAGAAAAAATTGGGATTTTAGGTATTTGCGGTTGGGGTGGATTTGCTCTGAATGCAGCGATTTCCGACACCAGGATCAAAGCCGTGGCAACCAGTACAATGTACGATATTACCCGGGCAGCGGCGAAAGGTTACAACGATGTCAACGATGCCGAAGCTCGATACCAAATGAAAAAAGGAATGAACGAAGCCCGTTGGGAAGCCTCCAAAAATGGCTATGCTGATTTACAGCCTGCCAACAATTTACGTAAGGAGCAATTCACAGCCGAAACGCCTCAATTCATCAAGGAATATTCTGATTATTACACCACCAAGCGAGGTTTTCATCCGCGTGCTGCGAACTCCAACCCCAATGGATCTTGGGCGACTACGAATGGTCTTTCTTTGGTAAATATGCCGATATTGCAATACGCATCAGAAAACCGTACACCTGCCTTGCTAATCCACGGTGAAAAGGCACATTCCCGCTATTTTAGCGAAGATGCCTTCAAGGCGTTGGGCAATAAAAACAAGGAATTGTACATAGTGCCAGGAGCAACCCACGTGGATTTGTACGACAATCGAGCAAATGTTATTCCTTATGATAAAATGGAGCAATTTTTTAAGGAGAATTTGAAGTAAACATAAATCCTTAACAGGTAAATTTCTATAAGACTGCCTTTTTGTAAGGTAGTCTTATTTTTTTGTCTTAGATATCTGCACTTGTAACCGTTGCCTGTATTCGCTCGGACTAACTCCCAATACCTTTTTTACATATCGGGTAAAGAATGAATAACTCGAAAAACCCATTTCATCTGCTATTTCCGAAATAATCAGGTTTTTATCCCGTAAAAGAACAATTATACGTTCTTTCGTGTAACGCTGTATCCATTGCGATGCCGTAACGCCTGTATTAGTCTTGCAGATCTGGTTAAGATATTTGGACGTAATGTTTAATTCATTGCTGTAATACCGCACTTCACGCTCTTTCATACAATGTTCCTCAACTAACTGAACAAACCTTTCATAAAGCGTTCCAGACTGTATTGACCGCCTACGCCTATCAAGCTGGTCAGCAAAGATACTCCACATTTCCAGCACAAACAGTTGCATTTGAAGCTCTAACGCTTCCATATAGAACCGATGGTTGGTTTCCTCAAATCTGTCATTAAGCGATTGGAAATTCTTTAGGATTTTTTCTTTGTCCTCTTTGTTATCGGGGTGCAATATCGGGTTTATCCGGTGGTGGACAATCGAGTCTATGCCCAAAGTAAGGTTCGGCAGATTGTCCAATAAAAAATCCCTTTCCACAAACAGAGCCGTTGCTTTAAAATTTTTAGATAATGACAGCTCCGAAATCTCATTTCCCGCCAGCCAAAAAATAAATTCTCCCTTATTGCAATGAAACGATTGCTCATTATTGAACCTGAATTTGATATTGCCACGCTCACAATAAATATGGGTATGGTAGCGGGATTGGAAATCCTCGGGAAATTGTTCCAAAGACGGCGTATGCAATAATATTATTTTCTGATTTTCTTCATTCTGCATCATATCACGGATATAAGTTCCTTACAAAAATAGGCAATATTTGACAATATACCTGTATAATTTGTAACATAAAGAAGTATCTGTCTTGGTAATTTTGCACCAGTTATTTATAAAAAAGTAGAATAAATGGAAGAAAATAAGACAGCAGAAACAAAAGTACAACCTCAATGGAATGCGGTATATTCAGTTGCCCTTGCCGTAGCGGGTCTGATTATAGCAGAGTTTCTGCCCGCAAGTCTGCTAACACCTATGGCTTCTGATTTAGGGGTGAGCGAGGGAACAGTTGGTCAGGCAATATCTATAACAGCCGCTGTTGCGATGGTAGCAAGTTTGTTTACAGCTTTGGTAACCCAACGTATTGACCGCAGATGGGTGCTGATTGCATTTAGTGTACTTCTGATCTTTTCAAACCTGATAGTTGCCTATTCGCCAAACTTCATTACTCTTATCATTGGACGTGTGCTGTTAGGTATCGGTATTGGTGGCTGTTGGGGAATGATTGCAGCAACCGCAATGAGGTTAGTACCCAAAAACCTTGTGCCAAAAGCATTATCCATCATCTTTGGAGCGGTGTCTGTTGCAACGGTACTTGCCGCACCATTGGGCTGCTACTTAGGAATGCACATCGGTTGGAGGAACGTGTTCCTCATTCCGGCAGCAATGGGAATTATAGGTTTTATATGGCAGTTGAGTTCATTACCATCAATGCCTAATGGAAGTCCTGCAAAATTGAGTTCCCTGTTCAGGGTATTTACCCGTCCTAAAATTAAACCGGGAATGGCAGCTACTTTTTTTGTATTTATGAGCTATGCTATTTTCTTCTCGTATTTACGTCCATTTCTGGAAACCGTTACCAACGTTCACGGTAATTCGTTGACACTGGTTTTACTGGCATTCGGAATAGCGAACTTTTTAGGCGCTACCTTTTCAAGATATGCTTTGCAATGGAATATACACCATTCATTAATCCTTGCGGCTTTATTTATGGGTATTTCCGTATTCGGACTTATGGTATTTGGTGACCTTATAATTGTTGCAACCACACTGGTAGCATTATGGGGAATATTCTTCGGTGTAGTTCAGGTCGGTTGGGTTGACTGGCTGACACGCACCGTACCTGATGAAGCCGAAAGTGCCGGAGGTGTACAAATAGCGGTCATACAGCTCTCCATTACAATAGGTGCTTCGGTAGGCGGACTTACATTTGATATAGCAGGAACAAATGGGGTGTTCCTATTCAGCACCTTTTGCGCATTAGTTGGTTCGCTGGTAGCAGTTATCGCATTTCGTAAAAAGGCGATCACACTCAAATCAATCGAAAATTCCCAAAGAACAATGTAGCCGGATTTTAATATATAGGTTCGATAATTGACATTTTTACGGTATTAAATGTAACATCGAAGCATAGCGTAATCTCTACCTTTGTATTGTAGTTAATGATAAACATTCTAATAGTTACATACAGTACGTCAAAACGCATATACATAAAATACGATGAAAATTATCAATTCTATGAGCAGTTGTAATTTCCAATAAACTTCAATTAAACACATAGCCCAAGTTATTGATAGATAACTATTAAGCATTCCAAAAAGAATGCTCCGGGATATTGTTTGCCTAATCCAAAGTAAAAATTAAAAATATTGAAATGAAATATCTATCCAAAAATACAATCCTCGCCGCCTTGTCAGCCGTGCTTTTTGCCTCTTGTGGAGGAAATGAAGCCCCAAAGGAAGCAGCGCAGCCTTACCCTGTTGTCGAGGTAGAAAACAGAGATGTTCAGGCATACCAGACTTATCCGACCTCCATACAGGGCATCAACAATAACGATGTCCGTGCCAAGATACAAGGCTATATCAGTCAGGTACTGGTAGATGAGGGACAGCGGGTAAGCAAAGGACAGGTTATGTTCCGTTTGGAAACTAACTCCCTTTCCCAAAATGCCAGTGCAGCGCAATCTGGTGTTTCGGCGGCACGGGCAAGAGTTGAAGCCGCACAGGTCGAAGTGAACAGGTTGAAGCCTTTGGTTGACCAGAACATTGTAAGCAATGTGCTACTGGAAACAGCCAAAGTAAACCTTTTGCAGGCCCAGAGCGAATTAGAACAGGCAAGGGCAAATCATAGAAGCATTACCGCTAATGTGGATTATTCGGTAATCCGTGCGCCGATAGACGGTGTAGTCGGTAAAATCAATCTGCGGTCGGGAGCTTTGGTAGGACCAGCAGACCAAACACCGATCACAACGGTTTCAGACGTTCGTGAGCTGTATGCCTATTTCTCGATGAACGAAGCAGAATATATGGACTTCCTGTACGAAACAGCAGGAAACTCTTTGGAAGAAAAGTTAAGAAACGTTCCACCTGTTGAGCTGATGATGGCCAACGGCAGGATATACGAAGAAAAAGGAAAAATCGGAGCCGTAACAGGTCAGATAAATCCACAGACCGGAAGTATCCAGTTCCGTGTTTCCTTTCCAAACCAGCAGCGTGTGCTTACTAACGGAAACAGCGGTACAATCCGCATTCCTAAAACATACAAAAATGTGCTTATCATTCCTGAAACGGGAATTTTCGAGCAACAGGGCAAAGTATTCGCCTTCACCGTTCAGAGCGATACCGTGAAGCAGACCGAGATAAAGCAGATCAGCAGGATAGACAAACTTGTATTGGTTGAAAGCGGATTGAAACAGGGTGATATCGTTGTAGCAAGTGGCGTAGCCAAACTGCGCACCGGCAACGTAATCAAACCAACAAAAACGGTTACGGACAGCATTATTAACAACATTCAGCCCATATTCTAAAATTATGATTAAGAAATTTATAGAGCGTCCGGTATTCTCTGCCGTTATCTCGATTATTATAGTCGTGTTGGGAATACTTGGACTGATGGCACTGCCTATGACGCAGTATCCCGACATAGCACCGCCTACAGTAAGAATTACGGCAAACTATCCGGGTGCTGATGCGATGACGGTTATGCGTTCGGTCATCACTCCCATTGAAGAGCAGGTAAACGGCGTAGAGAATATGACCTACGTTTCTTCTTCGGCAACCAATGACGGAAGTGCAACAATTAACGTATTTTTTGAGTTGGGAACAGACCCCGACATCGCAGCGATGAACGTGCAGAACAGGGTAAATAGAGCTTTGCCCCTGTTGCCGCAAGAAGCTACCCGTTCGGGAGTGGTTACGCAAAAACAGGAAAACTCACCTTTGATATACATCAGGTTTTATTCGACAAACCCGTCATTCGACCAGGTGTATATCGAGAACTATATCAACATTAATATTATTCCAGCGATAAAGAGGATTAAGGGAGTTTCCCAAGCCGAAATACACGGTGCTAAAAATTACTCAATGCGTATCTGGCTTAAACCGGAAAAACTTTCAGCTTATGGATTGGAACCCGAAAATGTGATTGCAAAAATCAATTCGCAAAGCAGGGAAGCCGCAGCAGGTCAGATTGGAACTAACTCTGGACAAGCCAACGAATATGTTATCCGTTACAAAGGGAGGTTTGACAGCGAAGACGAGTACGAAAACATTATTATCAAGGCATTGGGCGGTGGTCAGTTTTTGAGGTTGAAAGACGTTGCTGATGTATCTTTCGCCTCGCAAAGCTACGCTGGTGTGGGCGAAACAATGGGCTATGTGAACGGTGTATTCGGTGTGTACCAAAGTCCCGGAACAAATGCACAGGAAGTTAATAAAGCCGTTTTAGAATACCTCGAAAGCATCGAACCTACATTGCCCGATGGTCTGCACTGGATGAACGATTATGACCTCAATACCTTTCTGGAGGGAGCCGTTGACCAGGTAGTGGTAACGCTTATAGAAGCTTTTCTTTTGGTATTTCTTGTCGTGCTTCTTTTCTTGCAGGATTTCCGTTCTACGCTTATTCCGGCTATCGCAGTTCCCGTGTCGATTGTAGGTAGTTTCTTTTTTCTTAATTTGTTAGGTTTCTCGTTAAACCTGCTCACACTTTTTGCCCTTGTACTCGCCATAGGTATTGTGGTGGATGATGCCATTGTGGTGGTTGAAGCAGTACACGCCAAATTGGAAAAAGGAAAACAAACTGCCCGTGCGGCAACCATTGAAGCAATGGGCGAGATTTCGGGAGCTATCGTTTCCATTACATTGGTATTGGGTGCGGTTTTCGTTCCGGTAACTTTTATCACGGGTCCAGCAGGTGTTTTCTACCAGCAGTTCGGGATTACGCTGATGGTTGCCATCTTTATTTCGGCAATCAATGCCCTGACCCTAACACCTATGCTCTGTGCCCTGTTCCTAAAAACCGACCATACGGACAAAGCATATGCAGATAAGAATTTCGTACAGAAGTTCAACCATAAATTCAATGTGGCGTTCACCACCACCACTAAGCGTTATGCGATTTTGGTCAAGGGGCTTATCAAGAGAAAATGGATTGTAGGGACAATGTTCGTTGCAGCCTTTGGACTTCTTATTTGGGCGAACAGTTCTATGCCGAAAGGCTTTGTGCCTTTGGAAGACAGGGGTGTAATCTTTATCAATGCAGAGTTGCCACCGGGTTCGTCAATGGAACGGTCTTATGCCGTGATGAAAGAACTGGAAGAAAAGGTCAAAGATATACCGGGCGTGGACAGGTACAGTATTGCCACGGGAGCCAGTTTGTTTTCGGGTACAGGAAGCAACAATGCTACGGGATTTATCCACTTGCCACCGTTTGAAGAACGGAAAGGGAATGATGAGTTGAGCCTGAATACGATTATCCAAAAATTGAATGAAAGGGCTAAAACCATTCCCGAAGCCAATTTTGTGTTCTTTGGTCCGGCGAGTGTACGGGGCTTTGGAAACAGTGCCGGATTTTCGATGGTGCTTCTTGACCGTGGCGGAAATGATATTGCGGATGTCGATAAGGTTGCCCGAAATTTCATTTCGGAATTGGAGAAGCGACCGGAAATTGATTTTGTACAGACATCGTTTAATGTCAGCTATCCGCAGTATGAAATGATCGTCAATGCAGAAAGAGCAGAAGAAAGCGGTGTGGAAGTTTCCAATATCCTTGCTGCAATGCAGGGATATGTGGGCGGTTTCTATGCGGCAGACTTTACCAAGTTTGGAAAGCAATACCGGGTGATGGTACAGGCGTTGCCGGAAACCCGTATGGACGATAAGCTTTTGGAACAGTTTACGATAAGAACCGCTTCGGGCGAAATGGCACCGATATCCCAATTTGTTTCACTGAAACGGACGTATGGCCCGCAGGCGGTCAATCGTTTCAACCTGTTTACTGCGGTTCAGATTGAGGGAGCAAACGCACCGGGTTACAGTACGGGCGATGCGATTACGGCATTTCAGGAAGTAGCGGCACAAAACCTGCCTGCTGATTATATGGTGGATTATGCAGGTC
Coding sequences within it:
- a CDS encoding alpha/beta hydrolase codes for the protein MKKLSIIIAASLMTLGTVFGQTETTQQQMNNQEHYTFQLSDKVTRQKVTFKNRFGITLTGDLYVPKNVSKKVSAIAVSGPFGAVKEQSSGLYAQTLAERGFVTLAFDPSYTGESSGTPRNMASPDINTEDFSAAVDFLGSLDNVDREKIGILGICGWGGFALNAAISDTRIKAVATSTMYDITRAAAKGYNDVNDAEARYQMKKGMNEARWEASKNGYADLQPANNLRKEQFTAETPQFIKEYSDYYTTKRGFHPRAANSNPNGSWATTNGLSLVNMPILQYASENRTPALLIHGEKAHSRYFSEDAFKALGNKNKELYIVPGATHVDLYDNRANVIPYDKMEQFFKENLK
- a CDS encoding helix-turn-helix domain-containing protein, producing MMQNEENQKIILLHTPSLEQFPEDFQSRYHTHIYCERGNIKFRFNNEQSFHCNKGEFIFWLAGNEISELSLSKNFKATALFVERDFLLDNLPNLTLGIDSIVHHRINPILHPDNKEDKEKILKNFQSLNDRFEETNHRFYMEALELQMQLFVLEMWSIFADQLDRRRRSIQSGTLYERFVQLVEEHCMKEREVRYYSNELNITSKYLNQICKTNTGVTASQWIQRYTKERIIVLLRDKNLIISEIADEMGFSSYSFFTRYVKKVLGVSPSEYRQRLQVQISKTKK
- a CDS encoding MFS transporter — encoded protein: MEENKTAETKVQPQWNAVYSVALAVAGLIIAEFLPASLLTPMASDLGVSEGTVGQAISITAAVAMVASLFTALVTQRIDRRWVLIAFSVLLIFSNLIVAYSPNFITLIIGRVLLGIGIGGCWGMIAATAMRLVPKNLVPKALSIIFGAVSVATVLAAPLGCYLGMHIGWRNVFLIPAAMGIIGFIWQLSSLPSMPNGSPAKLSSLFRVFTRPKIKPGMAATFFVFMSYAIFFSYLRPFLETVTNVHGNSLTLVLLAFGIANFLGATFSRYALQWNIHHSLILAALFMGISVFGLMVFGDLIIVATTLVALWGIFFGVVQVGWVDWLTRTVPDEAESAGGVQIAVIQLSITIGASVGGLTFDIAGTNGVFLFSTFCALVGSLVAVIAFRKKAITLKSIENSQRTM
- a CDS encoding efflux RND transporter periplasmic adaptor subunit, with amino-acid sequence MKYLSKNTILAALSAVLFASCGGNEAPKEAAQPYPVVEVENRDVQAYQTYPTSIQGINNNDVRAKIQGYISQVLVDEGQRVSKGQVMFRLETNSLSQNASAAQSGVSAARARVEAAQVEVNRLKPLVDQNIVSNVLLETAKVNLLQAQSELEQARANHRSITANVDYSVIRAPIDGVVGKINLRSGALVGPADQTPITTVSDVRELYAYFSMNEAEYMDFLYETAGNSLEEKLRNVPPVELMMANGRIYEEKGKIGAVTGQINPQTGSIQFRVSFPNQQRVLTNGNSGTIRIPKTYKNVLIIPETGIFEQQGKVFAFTVQSDTVKQTEIKQISRIDKLVLVESGLKQGDIVVASGVAKLRTGNVIKPTKTVTDSIINNIQPIF
- a CDS encoding efflux RND transporter permease subunit, with the translated sequence MIKKFIERPVFSAVISIIIVVLGILGLMALPMTQYPDIAPPTVRITANYPGADAMTVMRSVITPIEEQVNGVENMTYVSSSATNDGSATINVFFELGTDPDIAAMNVQNRVNRALPLLPQEATRSGVVTQKQENSPLIYIRFYSTNPSFDQVYIENYININIIPAIKRIKGVSQAEIHGAKNYSMRIWLKPEKLSAYGLEPENVIAKINSQSREAAAGQIGTNSGQANEYVIRYKGRFDSEDEYENIIIKALGGGQFLRLKDVADVSFASQSYAGVGETMGYVNGVFGVYQSPGTNAQEVNKAVLEYLESIEPTLPDGLHWMNDYDLNTFLEGAVDQVVVTLIEAFLLVFLVVLLFLQDFRSTLIPAIAVPVSIVGSFFFLNLLGFSLNLLTLFALVLAIGIVVDDAIVVVEAVHAKLEKGKQTARAATIEAMGEISGAIVSITLVLGAVFVPVTFITGPAGVFYQQFGITLMVAIFISAINALTLTPMLCALFLKTDHTDKAYADKNFVQKFNHKFNVAFTTTTKRYAILVKGLIKRKWIVGTMFVAAFGLLIWANSSMPKGFVPLEDRGVIFINAELPPGSSMERSYAVMKELEEKVKDIPGVDRYSIATGASLFSGTGSNNATGFIHLPPFEERKGNDELSLNTIIQKLNERAKTIPEANFVFFGPASVRGFGNSAGFSMVLLDRGGNDIADVDKVARNFISELEKRPEIDFVQTSFNVSYPQYEMIVNAERAEESGVEVSNILAAMQGYVGGFYAADFTKFGKQYRVMVQALPETRMDDKLLEQFTIRTASGEMAPISQFVSLKRTYGPQAVNRFNLFTAVQIEGANAPGYSTGDAITAFQEVAAQNLPADYMVDYAGLTREEIAVGNQTLFIFLLCVMFIYLLLSAQYESFIQPLTVIFSLPFGIMGAFVGQHLAGLENNIYFQVALIMLVGLLAKNAILIVEFALHRRNNGETIAAAAINAAKARLRPILMTSLAFIAGMLPLVFSSGMGAVGNRSIGTGAAAGLLIGTLCGVLVIPVLFVIFQWLQEKVKPIKVKEILVEEPDNI